In a single window of the Streptacidiphilus sp. P02-A3a genome:
- a CDS encoding MerR family transcriptional regulator — MSDIPASDPSEHRRPVREFRTEDLAREAGIPVRTLRFYRERRLLPPPRRQGRIAWYTEDHLARLRIIADLLERGHTLGGIAELLAAWEDGRDVAELLGLEGAIAAPWSEETPVGLTLEELDEAYSGQVDAATLAEATALGYVQATDDGLSHVSRRLLDASAALVAEGVPLAAVLEAAHGVRASADALADLFVELVNKQLLSSLEAQLSAGGTARLAERLARLRPVARTVVDVEFSLAMDRRVQAELGAVLAHLGPKPPAED, encoded by the coding sequence GTGAGCGACATCCCGGCATCCGACCCGTCCGAGCACCGGCGCCCCGTGCGCGAGTTCCGCACCGAGGACCTCGCCCGCGAGGCGGGGATCCCGGTCCGGACGCTGCGCTTCTACCGGGAGCGCCGCCTGCTGCCGCCGCCCCGGCGGCAGGGACGGATCGCCTGGTACACCGAGGACCACCTGGCCCGGCTGCGGATCATCGCCGACCTGCTGGAGCGCGGCCACACCCTCGGCGGCATCGCCGAACTGCTCGCGGCCTGGGAGGACGGCCGCGACGTGGCCGAACTGCTGGGCCTGGAGGGCGCGATCGCGGCCCCCTGGTCCGAGGAGACGCCGGTCGGGCTGACCCTGGAGGAGCTGGACGAGGCGTACTCGGGGCAGGTGGACGCCGCCACCCTGGCCGAGGCGACGGCGCTGGGGTACGTCCAGGCCACCGACGACGGGCTGAGCCACGTGAGCCGGAGGCTGCTGGACGCCTCGGCCGCGCTGGTCGCCGAGGGGGTCCCGCTGGCGGCGGTGCTGGAGGCCGCGCACGGGGTGCGGGCCAGTGCCGACGCGCTCGCCGACCTGTTCGTGGAGCTGGTGAACAAGCAGCTGCTGAGCAGCCTGGAGGCACAGCTGTCGGCCGGGGGGACGGCCCGGCTCGCGGAGCGGCTGGCGCGGCTGCGCCCGGTGGCGCGGACGGTGGTGGACGTGGAGTTCTCGCTGGCGATGGACCGCCGGGTGCAGGCCGAACTCGGCGCGGTGCTGGCGCACCTGGGCCCGAAGCCGCCCGCCGAGGACTGA
- a CDS encoding exonuclease SbcCD subunit D — MRLLHTSDWHLGRSLHREDLLPAQRAFVDHLVATVRAERVDAVLVAGDVYDRAVPGLGAVELFDHALHRLAELAVPVVLISGNHDSARRLGIAARLIERAGVHLRTETARCQEPVLLADAHGPVAVYGVPYLEPALVAAELGADRAGHGAVLGAAMDRIRADLAARPPGTRSVVLAHAFVVGGESSDSERDIAVGGVPSVPASVFDGVDYAALGHLHGCQTINERLRYSGSPLAYSFSEAEHRKSMWLVDLGPGGEIDARRIDCPVPRPLHRLRGTLAEVLADPSLRRFEQHWLQVTLTDQVRPERAMEQLRACFPHTLQLAFEPELRPDDGLPSYAARTRGRDDTEVALGFVRHVRGSDPDQAERALLAEATRSVAVAAGGEL, encoded by the coding sequence ATGAGACTGCTGCACACCTCCGACTGGCACCTGGGGCGCAGCCTCCACCGGGAGGACCTGCTCCCCGCTCAGCGCGCCTTCGTGGACCACCTGGTGGCCACGGTCCGCGCCGAGCGGGTCGACGCCGTCCTGGTCGCCGGGGACGTCTACGACCGCGCCGTGCCCGGCCTCGGCGCGGTCGAGCTGTTCGACCACGCGCTGCACCGGCTGGCGGAGCTGGCCGTACCGGTCGTGCTGATCAGCGGCAACCACGACTCGGCCCGGCGGCTGGGCATCGCCGCCCGGCTGATCGAGCGCGCCGGGGTGCACCTGCGCACCGAGACCGCCCGCTGCCAGGAACCGGTGCTGCTGGCGGACGCCCACGGTCCGGTCGCCGTCTACGGCGTGCCCTACCTGGAGCCCGCGCTGGTCGCCGCCGAACTCGGCGCGGACCGCGCCGGGCACGGCGCGGTGCTCGGCGCGGCCATGGACCGGATCCGGGCCGACCTGGCCGCCCGGCCGCCGGGCACCCGCTCGGTGGTGCTGGCGCACGCCTTCGTGGTCGGCGGCGAGAGCAGCGACAGCGAGCGGGACATCGCGGTCGGCGGCGTGCCCAGCGTCCCGGCCTCGGTGTTCGACGGCGTCGACTACGCGGCGCTGGGGCACCTGCACGGCTGCCAGACGATCAACGAGCGGCTGCGCTACAGCGGCTCGCCGCTGGCGTACTCCTTCTCCGAGGCCGAGCACCGCAAGTCCATGTGGCTGGTCGACCTCGGCCCGGGCGGCGAGATCGACGCGCGGCGGATCGACTGCCCGGTGCCGCGCCCGCTGCACCGGCTGCGCGGCACCCTGGCCGAGGTGCTCGCCGATCCGTCGCTGCGCCGCTTCGAGCAGCACTGGCTCCAGGTCACGCTGACCGACCAGGTCCGCCCGGAGCGCGCCATGGAGCAGCTGCGGGCGTGCTTCCCGCACACCCTCCAGCTGGCCTTCGAGCCCGAGCTGCGCCCGGACGACGGCCTGCCCTCCTACGCGGCGCGCACCCGGGGGCGGGACGACACCGAGGTCGCGCTGGGCTTCGTCCGGCATGTGCGCGGCAGCGACCCGGACCAGGCGGAGCGGGCGCTGCTCGCCGAGGCGACCCGGTCCGTGGCCGTAGCGGCCGGGGGTGAGCTCTGA
- a CDS encoding MFS transporter translates to MSLAPSRTSSSARRGSTPLILALGLAAMVVSMAQTQVIPILSLLGNDLHAGSAGVSWVTTATLLSAAVFTPLLGRVGDLHGKKRTLLAVLVVMVLGSVLAATTTSLGILIVARALQGSATAIFPLGLSIIRDEVPQEKLHGAMALVSSTLAFGSGLSLVVTGLLTQGSHPDYHSVFWFSTAISVLALAAVAWIVPDGGHRVGGRIDFLGATTLAVFLVLLLLGISQGHTWGWGSGRIIGCFVGAVVMAAVWVLVELKVANPLVDMRMFTHRQVAFTNVAGLFVGFASFTSFIGISYFVQVPKQLAGYGFTSSVLRASVEYLLPSALIALVAAPIGGVLVRRIGARYTLAAGSTVGVAGFAWLAWGHGSTADVIIAGMLAGIAIAFGYAAMPALIAASVPVEQTGIANGINSISRSVGSSIASAVVTSLLASKVISGLPAGIPALPQESQFTLSFAIAAGALLLTVVVALAGLTRHVRPHSLVAATGGNEAAPAEAAPAEAAPATGR, encoded by the coding sequence ATGAGCCTCGCCCCGTCCCGCACGTCCTCCTCCGCCCGCCGGGGCAGCACACCGCTGATCCTCGCGCTCGGGCTCGCGGCCATGGTCGTCTCCATGGCGCAGACCCAGGTCATCCCGATCCTGTCGCTGCTCGGCAACGACCTGCACGCCGGATCGGCGGGCGTCAGCTGGGTCACCACCGCCACCCTGCTGTCCGCCGCCGTGTTCACCCCGCTGCTGGGCCGGGTCGGCGACCTGCACGGCAAGAAGCGGACGCTGCTGGCGGTGCTGGTGGTGATGGTGCTCGGCTCGGTCCTGGCCGCGACCACCACCTCGCTGGGGATCCTGATCGTCGCCCGGGCGCTCCAGGGCTCCGCCACCGCGATCTTCCCGCTGGGCCTGTCGATCATCCGCGACGAGGTCCCGCAGGAGAAGCTGCACGGCGCGATGGCGCTGGTCAGCAGCACCCTGGCGTTCGGCAGCGGGCTGTCGCTGGTGGTCACCGGCCTGCTCACGCAGGGCAGCCACCCCGACTACCACTCGGTCTTCTGGTTCTCCACCGCCATCTCCGTACTGGCGCTGGCGGCCGTGGCCTGGATCGTCCCGGACGGCGGCCACCGGGTCGGCGGCCGGATCGACTTCCTCGGCGCGACCACCCTCGCCGTCTTCCTGGTGCTGCTGCTGCTCGGCATCTCCCAGGGCCACACCTGGGGCTGGGGCTCGGGCCGGATCATCGGCTGCTTCGTGGGCGCGGTGGTCATGGCGGCGGTCTGGGTGCTGGTCGAGCTGAAGGTCGCCAACCCGCTGGTGGACATGCGGATGTTCACCCACCGGCAGGTGGCCTTCACCAACGTCGCCGGGCTGTTCGTCGGCTTCGCCTCGTTCACCTCCTTCATCGGCATCTCCTACTTCGTGCAGGTGCCGAAGCAGCTGGCCGGCTACGGCTTCACCTCCTCGGTGCTGCGCGCCTCGGTCGAGTACCTGCTGCCCAGCGCGCTGATCGCGCTGGTCGCGGCCCCCATCGGCGGCGTGCTGGTGCGCCGGATCGGCGCCCGGTACACCCTCGCCGCGGGCTCGACGGTCGGCGTCGCCGGGTTCGCCTGGCTGGCCTGGGGCCACGGCAGCACCGCCGACGTCATCATCGCCGGGATGCTCGCGGGCATCGCCATCGCCTTCGGCTACGCCGCCATGCCCGCGCTGATCGCCGCCAGCGTCCCGGTGGAGCAGACCGGCATCGCCAACGGCATCAACTCGATCTCCCGCTCGGTCGGCAGCTCCATCGCCTCGGCGGTGGTCACCTCGCTGCTCGCCTCCAAGGTGATCAGCGGCCTCCCGGCCGGGATCCCGGCGCTGCCGCAGGAGAGCCAGTTCACCCTGAGCTTCGCCATCGCCGCCGGAGCGCTGCTGCTGACCGTGGTGGTCGCCCTGGCCGGGCTGACCCGCCACGTCCGGCCGCACAGCCTGGTCGCCGCCACCGGCGGGAACGAGGCCGCCCCGGCCGAGGCGGCCCCGGCCGAGGCGGCCCCGGCCACCGGCCGCTGA
- a CDS encoding AAA family ATPase, which produces MRLHQLRMTAFGPFPDTQTVDFDALAAGGLFLLRGATGAGKTSVLDAVCYALYGTVPGSRPRTRLRSDHASAEVRTEVRLEVTLGGRRLEITRSPEQARAKKRGTGSTLEKARTLLREWSAQGPGAPGWQPRSKSHQEVGAEVQQLIGMSREQFCQVVLLPQGEFSRFLHSDARDRADLLGRLFDTARFRAVEEWLAERRQRTDKACQAVRDEIGALLERVREAAGADTAGDPAPLVPGSELESLGWAAQLRVQAREQLAVAESWLAGAGAAQRLAADRARAVGVLADRQQRHRRAVERSHELERRAADQAAAEALLERAQRADAVLPLYRLWDDAERARRRLAEQQRAARALLPEPLRAAGADELSAAERAAREELGGLRSLLAAEERFHADARRQRVLEAEREDAEAQRAEAEGWLVRWPELRQAAEARVEQARQAETRVQQLTERLSEARRQQLAAERAQELEARLAVGVERESTLRRSALAAHESWLELREQRLRGMAAELAQGLRPGVDCPVCGSAEHPAPALAGPDQVTRAQEEQAERAHREASRAAEAARDSLLEPRRQLAALAAVSGERPAAGLREAAEALAAEHDRAQREAAAGVRARQEADALEGEHERRLAQSRQAAGSAAAATALLDALDRQQGELAVELEQGRAGARSVAERSAELGRLADRLASAVAAARAAATGAEAADRAGAEVREAARREGFADAEAVTAAALPADRAARLRDGVTAHHTELARVGTELADPELLAAAAQPDARPDAVRSALEAAEAALRRAHTAVHSARERCAALDRLGARLAEQLRILAPLAEEHATAARMAGLASGGSAGNTLRMSLETYVLAARLEQVAAAAGARLAVMSQGRYTLAHSDARAKGGGRSGLGLSVLDAHTGQRRDTSTLSGGESFYASLALALGLADVVTDEAGGMPLDTLFIDEGFGSLDEDTLEDVLDVLDRLRERDRAVGIVSHVGVLRDRIPAQLEVRKGRSGSTLAQHGTGG; this is translated from the coding sequence ATGCGGCTGCACCAGCTGCGGATGACCGCCTTCGGCCCGTTCCCCGACACCCAGACCGTCGACTTCGACGCGCTGGCGGCGGGCGGCCTGTTCCTGCTGCGCGGCGCCACCGGCGCGGGCAAGACCAGCGTGCTGGACGCGGTCTGCTACGCCCTGTACGGCACGGTTCCCGGCAGCCGCCCGCGCACCCGGCTGCGCAGCGACCACGCCTCGGCGGAGGTCAGGACCGAGGTGCGGCTGGAGGTCACCCTGGGCGGCCGACGGCTGGAGATCACCCGCAGCCCGGAGCAGGCCAGGGCGAAGAAGCGCGGCACCGGCTCGACCCTGGAGAAGGCGCGGACACTGCTGCGCGAGTGGTCGGCGCAGGGGCCCGGCGCCCCGGGCTGGCAGCCCCGCAGCAAGTCCCACCAGGAGGTGGGCGCCGAGGTGCAGCAGCTGATCGGGATGAGCCGGGAGCAGTTCTGCCAGGTGGTGCTGCTGCCCCAGGGCGAGTTCTCGCGCTTCCTGCACTCGGACGCCAGGGATCGCGCCGATCTGCTCGGGCGGCTGTTCGACACGGCTCGCTTCCGCGCGGTGGAGGAATGGCTGGCGGAGCGCCGCCAGCGCACCGACAAGGCCTGCCAGGCGGTGCGCGACGAGATCGGCGCGCTGCTGGAGCGGGTGCGCGAGGCGGCCGGGGCCGACACCGCCGGGGATCCCGCGCCGCTGGTGCCGGGCTCCGAGCTGGAGTCCCTCGGTTGGGCGGCGCAGCTGCGGGTCCAGGCCCGCGAGCAGCTGGCGGTGGCCGAGTCCTGGCTGGCCGGGGCCGGGGCCGCGCAGCGGCTGGCCGCCGACCGGGCCCGGGCGGTGGGGGTGCTGGCCGACCGGCAGCAGCGGCACCGCCGGGCCGTCGAACGCTCGCACGAGCTGGAGCGGCGGGCGGCGGACCAGGCCGCGGCCGAGGCACTGCTGGAGCGGGCCCAGCGGGCGGACGCGGTACTGCCGCTGTACCGGCTGTGGGACGACGCCGAGCGGGCCCGGCGACGGCTGGCGGAGCAGCAGCGGGCGGCCCGGGCGCTGCTGCCGGAGCCGCTGCGCGCGGCCGGGGCGGACGAGCTCTCGGCCGCCGAGCGGGCCGCGCGGGAGGAACTGGGCGGCCTGCGGTCGCTGCTGGCCGCCGAGGAGCGGTTCCACGCCGACGCCCGGCGGCAGCGGGTGCTGGAGGCCGAGCGGGAGGACGCCGAGGCCCAGCGGGCGGAGGCCGAGGGCTGGCTGGTCCGCTGGCCGGAGCTGCGGCAGGCGGCCGAGGCCCGGGTGGAGCAGGCCCGGCAGGCCGAGACGCGGGTCCAGCAGCTGACCGAGCGGCTGTCCGAGGCCCGGCGGCAGCAGCTGGCGGCGGAGCGGGCGCAGGAGCTGGAGGCCCGTCTCGCGGTCGGTGTCGAGCGGGAGTCGACGCTGCGCCGGTCCGCGCTGGCCGCGCACGAGTCCTGGCTGGAGCTGCGCGAGCAGCGGCTGCGCGGGATGGCCGCCGAGCTGGCGCAGGGGCTGCGCCCGGGCGTCGACTGCCCGGTCTGCGGTTCGGCCGAGCACCCCGCGCCCGCGCTCGCCGGTCCGGACCAGGTCACCCGGGCGCAGGAGGAGCAGGCGGAGCGCGCCCACCGGGAGGCCTCGCGCGCGGCCGAGGCCGCCCGGGACTCCCTGCTGGAACCGCGTCGGCAGTTGGCCGCGCTGGCCGCGGTCAGCGGCGAACGTCCGGCCGCCGGGCTGCGCGAGGCGGCCGAGGCGCTGGCCGCCGAGCACGACCGGGCCCAGCGCGAGGCCGCCGCCGGGGTCCGCGCCCGGCAGGAGGCCGACGCGCTGGAGGGCGAGCACGAACGGCGGTTGGCGCAGTCGCGGCAGGCCGCCGGTTCGGCGGCCGCCGCGACCGCGCTGCTGGACGCGCTGGACCGGCAACAGGGCGAGCTGGCGGTTGAGTTGGAGCAGGGCCGGGCCGGGGCCCGGTCGGTGGCGGAGCGCTCCGCCGAGCTGGGCCGGCTCGCCGACCGGCTCGCCTCGGCGGTGGCCGCCGCCCGGGCCGCGGCCACCGGCGCCGAGGCCGCCGACCGGGCCGGGGCCGAGGTCCGCGAGGCGGCGCGGCGCGAGGGCTTCGCCGACGCCGAGGCGGTGACCGCGGCGGCGCTGCCCGCCGACCGGGCCGCCCGGCTGCGCGACGGGGTGACGGCGCACCACACCGAGCTGGCCCGGGTCGGCACCGAGCTCGCCGATCCGGAGCTGCTGGCCGCCGCCGCACAGCCGGACGCGCGGCCGGACGCGGTCCGGTCCGCGCTGGAGGCCGCCGAGGCGGCGCTGCGGCGGGCGCATACCGCGGTGCACTCGGCGCGGGAGCGCTGCGCCGCCCTGGACCGGCTCGGCGCCCGGCTGGCGGAGCAGCTGCGGATACTCGCGCCGCTGGCCGAGGAGCACGCCACCGCGGCCCGGATGGCCGGTCTGGCGTCCGGCGGCAGCGCCGGGAACACGCTGCGGATGTCGCTGGAGACGTACGTGCTCGCGGCCCGGCTGGAGCAGGTCGCGGCGGCGGCCGGGGCCCGGCTGGCGGTGATGTCGCAGGGCCGCTACACCCTGGCCCACAGCGACGCCCGGGCGAAGGGCGGCGGCCGGTCGGGTCTCGGGCTGAGCGTGCTGGACGCGCACACCGGGCAGCGGCGGGACACCTCGACGCTGTCCGGCGGCGAGAGCTTCTACGCCTCACTGGCGCTGGCGCTCGGCCTGGCGGACGTGGTCACCGACGAGGCCGGGGGCATGCCGCTGGACACCCTGTTCATCGACGAGGGCTTCGGCTCGCTCGACGAGGACACCCTGGAGGACGTCCTGGACGTGCTGGACCGGCTGCGGGAGCGCGACCGCGCGGTCGGCATCGTCAGCCACGTCGGCGTGCTGCGGGACCGGATCCCGGCCCAACTGGAGGTGCGCAAGGGGCGGTCCGGCTCGACCCTGGCGCAGCACGGCACCGGCGGCTGA
- a CDS encoding alpha-amylase family glycosyl hydrolase yields the protein MSEQQGQPPTQAQAPTRAQPWWRGAALYQVYPRSFADGNGDGTGDLAGLRARLPYLAELGVDGLWISPWYVSPLADGGYDVADYRDIDPAFGSLGEAEQLIEEAHRHGLRIIVDLVPNHCSEQHPWFRAALAAGPGSPERARFHFRPGLGPDGALPPGDWHSHFGGSAWTRVTEADGSPGEWYLHLFAPEQPDWNWDHPEVRAEFESVLRFWLDRGVDGFRIDVTDHLVKEDGLPDSAGHHGRPDPWRDQEGVHQVYRDWRRVTDGYPGERAFVAELWENDPERFCRYLRPDELHTAFNFALLRAPWRAVEFRQVIDATLAAHSPVGAPPTWVLSNHDTTRHVTRYGRADSTYGFDRAARHGLPVDLETGTRRARAAALLTLALPGGVYLYQGDELGLWEVEDIPDELRQDPVWLRTGGVDRGRDGCRVPLPWSGKEPPFGFGPDGAAPWLDVQPTAWRDVSVAAQTGNPGSHLELYRAALRLRGTHPGLGDGPMDWLPSPEGVLDFTRPGGFRCVLNFGPEPLPLPSRPEVLLVSGELTTTAAGLALPTDTAVWLRHGPDGARG from the coding sequence ATGAGTGAGCAACAGGGACAGCCACCGACGCAGGCACAGGCACCGACGCGGGCACAGCCGTGGTGGCGGGGGGCGGCCCTGTACCAGGTGTACCCGCGCAGCTTCGCCGACGGCAACGGCGACGGCACCGGCGACCTCGCCGGGCTCCGCGCCCGGCTGCCGTACCTGGCCGAACTGGGCGTGGACGGCCTGTGGATCTCGCCGTGGTACGTCTCGCCGCTCGCCGACGGCGGCTACGACGTCGCCGACTACCGGGACATCGACCCGGCCTTCGGCAGCCTCGGCGAGGCCGAGCAGCTGATCGAGGAGGCCCACCGCCACGGCCTGCGGATCATCGTGGACCTGGTCCCCAACCACTGCTCCGAGCAGCATCCCTGGTTCCGGGCCGCGCTGGCCGCCGGTCCGGGCTCGCCCGAGCGGGCCCGCTTCCACTTCCGTCCCGGGCTCGGCCCGGACGGCGCGCTGCCGCCCGGCGACTGGCACTCGCACTTCGGCGGCTCGGCCTGGACCAGGGTGACCGAGGCCGACGGCAGCCCCGGCGAGTGGTACCTGCACCTGTTCGCGCCCGAGCAGCCGGACTGGAACTGGGACCACCCGGAGGTCCGCGCCGAGTTCGAGTCGGTGCTGCGGTTCTGGCTGGACCGGGGCGTGGACGGCTTCCGGATCGACGTCACCGACCACCTGGTCAAGGAGGACGGACTGCCCGACAGTGCCGGGCACCACGGCCGCCCGGACCCGTGGCGGGACCAGGAGGGGGTGCACCAGGTCTACCGGGACTGGCGCCGGGTCACCGACGGCTACCCCGGGGAACGTGCCTTCGTGGCCGAACTGTGGGAGAACGACCCGGAGCGCTTCTGCCGCTACCTGCGCCCGGACGAGCTGCACACCGCCTTCAACTTCGCGCTGCTGCGTGCCCCCTGGCGGGCCGTCGAGTTCCGCCAGGTGATCGACGCCACCCTGGCCGCCCACTCCCCCGTCGGCGCGCCGCCGACCTGGGTGCTGTCGAACCACGACACCACCCGCCATGTCACCCGCTACGGCCGCGCCGACTCCACCTACGGCTTCGACCGGGCCGCCCGGCACGGCCTGCCGGTGGACCTGGAGACCGGCACCCGCCGGGCCCGGGCGGCGGCGCTGCTGACCCTGGCGCTGCCCGGCGGGGTCTACCTCTACCAGGGCGACGAGCTGGGCCTGTGGGAGGTCGAGGACATCCCGGACGAGCTGCGGCAGGACCCGGTCTGGCTGCGCACCGGCGGGGTGGACCGGGGCCGCGACGGCTGCCGGGTGCCGTTGCCGTGGAGCGGCAAGGAGCCGCCGTTCGGCTTCGGTCCGGACGGCGCGGCGCCCTGGCTGGACGTCCAGCCGACCGCCTGGCGGGACGTCAGCGTCGCCGCGCAGACCGGGAACCCGGGCTCGCACCTGGAGCTCTACCGGGCGGCGCTGCGGCTGCGCGGCACCCACCCGGGCCTCGGCGACGGCCCGATGGACTGGTTGCCGTCCCCCGAAGGGGTGCTCGACTTCACCCGCCCGGGCGGGTTCCGCTGCGTGCTCAACTTCGGCCCGGAGCCGCTGCCGCTGCCGTCGCGGCCGGAGGTGCTGCTGGTGAGCGGGGAGTTGACGACCACGGCGGCGGGGCTGGCGCTGCCGACCGACACGGCGGTCTGGCTGCGGCACGGCCCGGACGGGGCTCGCGGATGA
- a CDS encoding DUF1345 domain-containing protein translates to MNDDQHPHGPDQRPEPTRPPSPSQPADRWVVLLHGRLERIESLLADPQRPRAGARPPAWQRRTEVEARWAVSASLCVAVAVQLMLPERLTIHPHWLLPTLELALMAALVVADPRRLPERRSALLRTLGLLLVAAVSLANGWSAVALVRDLLHGSPSVGAVTLLMTGGGIWLTNIIAFSLWYWEWDRGGPVVRALGTHKFPDLLFPQMQTEGIAPADWEPAYLDYLYVAFTNATAFSPTDTMPLSRWAKLLMTVQSAVSLLTLALIVARAVNVLQ, encoded by the coding sequence ATGAACGACGACCAGCACCCGCACGGACCGGACCAGCGGCCGGAGCCGACACGCCCCCCGTCACCGTCGCAGCCCGCCGACCGCTGGGTGGTACTGCTGCACGGGCGACTGGAACGGATCGAGTCGCTGCTGGCCGACCCGCAGCGGCCGCGGGCGGGCGCCCGCCCGCCCGCCTGGCAGCGGCGCACCGAGGTCGAGGCGCGCTGGGCGGTCAGTGCGTCGCTGTGCGTCGCGGTGGCGGTGCAGCTGATGCTGCCGGAGCGGCTGACGATCCACCCGCACTGGCTGCTGCCGACGCTGGAACTGGCGCTGATGGCGGCGCTGGTGGTGGCCGACCCGCGCCGCCTGCCGGAGCGCCGTTCGGCGCTGCTGCGGACGCTGGGGCTGCTGCTGGTCGCCGCCGTCAGCCTGGCCAACGGCTGGTCGGCGGTGGCGCTGGTGCGCGACCTGCTGCACGGCAGCCCCAGCGTGGGCGCGGTGACCCTGCTGATGACCGGCGGGGGCATCTGGCTGACCAACATCATCGCCTTCAGCCTCTGGTACTGGGAGTGGGACCGGGGCGGCCCGGTGGTCCGGGCCCTGGGCACCCACAAATTCCCCGACCTGCTGTTCCCGCAGATGCAGACCGAGGGGATCGCCCCGGCCGACTGGGAGCCGGCGTACCTGGACTACCTCTACGTGGCCTTCACCAACGCCACCGCCTTCAGCCCCACCGACACCATGCCGCTGTCGCGTTGGGCGAAGCTGCTGATGACCGTCCAGTCCGCGGTCTCGCTGCTGACGCTGGCGCTGATCGTGGCCCGCGCGGTGAACGTGCTCCAGTGA